A part of Candidatus Babeliaceae bacterium genomic DNA contains:
- a CDS encoding TrkA family potassium uptake protein, whose protein sequence is MKFCVIGVGRLGYHVATTLADHGMDVLAIDSNEAIIASIKDKVTQAICLRINDEESLRSVGIEYIDTVIVAMGENFAQSILVTALLKQNLKIPTVIARSISEIHKDILTLIGADQVLLPEKEMGIRLADSLSLPFSTLRRITPQFSISQIKAPKKFAGKTIKEISLQKNYHVMCIGQKIDDEIKEITQDYIFNEKDILLFSGNNAALEKISKL, encoded by the coding sequence ATGAAATTTTGTGTTATTGGAGTAGGTCGTTTGGGATATCATGTTGCTACAACACTTGCAGATCACGGCATGGACGTACTTGCTATTGATAGTAATGAGGCAATTATTGCATCGATAAAAGATAAAGTTACACAAGCAATTTGTTTACGTATTAATGATGAAGAATCACTGCGTAGCGTTGGCATAGAATATATAGACACCGTTATTGTCGCCATGGGTGAAAATTTTGCTCAATCAATTTTGGTTACGGCATTACTCAAACAAAATCTCAAAATACCTACGGTCATTGCACGCTCAATCAGCGAAATTCATAAAGATATTTTGACTTTGATCGGCGCAGACCAAGTACTTTTGCCAGAAAAAGAAATGGGAATACGCCTTGCCGATAGCCTCAGTCTCCCGTTTAGCACTTTACGCAGAATAACACCTCAATTTTCTATCAGCCAAATAAAAGCGCCCAAAAAATTTGCAGGCAAAACTATTAAAGAAATTTCTCTACAAAAAAATTATCACGTCATGTGCATAGGTCAAAAAATAGACGATGAGATCAAAGAAATAACCCAGGACTATATTTTTAATGAAAAAGATATTCTACTCTTTTCCGGCAACAACGCCGCTTTAGAAAAAATCTCAAAATTATAA
- the rplU gene encoding 50S ribosomal protein L21: MKHDIVFDRYAIFQSGGKQYQAIEGKTVELEKLVGDVGSEIIFTDVLLRKLDPSNVEIGTPFLDTPIKASIVKHMRGPKIIAFMFKRRKKVRRKKGHRQQKTIVRIEKI, translated from the coding sequence ATGAAACATGATATTGTATTTGACCGTTATGCCATTTTTCAAAGCGGTGGCAAGCAATACCAAGCTATAGAAGGTAAAACAGTTGAGTTGGAAAAGCTTGTAGGAGACGTTGGGTCTGAGATTATCTTCACCGATGTTCTTTTAAGAAAATTAGATCCAAGCAACGTAGAAATAGGTACTCCGTTTCTCGATACGCCTATTAAAGCGTCTATCGTTAAACATATGCGAGGACCAAAAATTATAGCGTTTATGTTTAAACGCCGTAAAAAAGTACGTCGTAAAAAGGGACACCGTCAACAAAAGACGATTGTTCGTATAGAAAAAATCTAG